In Paramormyrops kingsleyae isolate MSU_618 chromosome 11, PKINGS_0.4, whole genome shotgun sequence, the genomic window GCAAGTACTCCCGACACCACTGGCCGGGACAGTCCAGAGCGACCTATGGAAGGTGAGGTAAGGGACACGCCCCTGTTAGTACTCCCGACACCACTGGCCGGGACAGTCCAGGGCGACCTATGGAAGGTGAGGTTAGGGACACGCCCCTGTTAGTACTCCCGACACCACTGGCCGGGACAGTCCAGGGCGACCTATGGAAGGTGAGGTTAGGGACACGCCCCTGTTAGTACTCCCGACACCACTGGCCGGGACAGTCCAGGGCGACCTATGGAAGGTGAGGTTAGGGACACGCCCCTGTTAGTACTCCCGACACCACTGGCCGGGACAGTCCAGGGCGACCTATGGAAGGTGAGGTTAGGGACACGCCCCTGTTAGTACTCCCGACACCACTGGCCGGGACAGTCCAGGGCGACCTATGGAAGGTGAGGTAAGGGACACGCCCCTGTTAGTACTCCCGACACCACTGGCCGGGACAGTCCAGGGCGACCTATGGAAGGTGAGGTAAGGGACACGCCCCTGTTAGTACTCCCGACACCACTGGCCGGGACAGTCCAGGGCGACCTATGGAAGGTGAGGTAAGGGACACGCCCCTGTTAGTACTCCCGACACCACTGGCCGGGACAGTCCAGGGCGACCTATGGAAGGTGAGGTTAGGGACACGCCCCTGTTAGTACTCCCGACACCACTGGCCGGGACAGTCCAGGGCGACCTATGGAAGGTGAGGTAAGGGACACGCCCCTGTTAGTACTCCCGACACCACTGGCCGGGACAGTCCAGGGCGACCTATGGAAGGTGAGGTAAGGGACACGCCCCTGTTAGTACTCCCGACACCACTGGCCGGGACAGTCCAGGGCGACCTATGGAAGGTGAGGTTAGGGACACGCCCCTGTTAGTAATCGCGACACCACTGGCCGGGACAGTCCAGGGCGACCTATGGAAGGTGAGGTTAGGGACACGCCCCTGTTAGTAATCGCGACACCACTGGCCAGAAAAGTCCAGGGTGACCTATGGAAGGTGAGGTTAGGGACACGCCCCTGTTAGTACTCCCAACACCATTGGCCAGAACAGTCCAGGGTGACCTATGGCAGAGGTGAATATAGggacacacccctccccctccactgGATGGGCAAGGACTGTGAGGAATGCCTTTGTCTGTCAAACGCAGGGATTACATCGAACTGAGCCCCTTTCATCTACAACTCTCCGAAATCCccgtcactgtcactgtcaaaCATCTGTCATCTCATTGCCATTTACTTAAATAACCATAATTACCCACTGTGAAAcggaattgggggggggggggggcaagtctCTCATGACTTTATGACTGCATTTATGACTACATCTATGAGTATAGTGAATATTACTCTGTTTTTGAAGTAAATTACAGTATTGCCCATTCTTGCAGAATAACGGTTTGCTGGTGTCATTAAGGTTAATCGACTTGTGACTGCTGACTTCTGGTGACACACTGTGTTGTTTACCGAACCGCGCCATGTCCTTGATTTCCCATCAAGCTCAGAGCTCAGCCAGCCTTATATGACTGACATCCCACGAGACTATCACAGGAGCTGACATCACAAAAACTGACATCACAGAAACTGACATTAAAAAGCAGCTGACATCACAGAAGCTGACATTAAAAAGCAGCTGACATCACAGAAGCTGACGCAGAAGATGACAGCAGGCACTCTCTTACCAAGCCTCTGAAGACGCAGAAAGCGAAAGCCGGGATGAGGTAGAGTGCAAACAGTAAATCCAGGGGTCTCTGAAACAGGCTCTTCCTGTGAGCTTCCTGGATACTCTGCATACATAAATATAACAGACAGACATGGCACTAATGTTACAATGTGTGGGAGGATCAGACCTGTGCTGTGTACTTAAACACAGTGCTCATATAAGGACTTAAaacatatagatatatatatacatttacattattaaACATGTTTTCTTTTGGTACATGATTCTCATAAGGAGTTTTTGCTACTGTGTGTGTACGTTGACCCCGACCAGGAAAAATGGTTgaatggataaatggatggatggatggatagatggatggatggatagatggatggatggatgaccaAATAACCCAACTTGATTTGCCCACAAAATCACAGAGTGTATGCCTTAGTGTGGGCATGTGCCTTAGCATGTGCGTATCCCTTAATGTGTGCACGTGCCTTAGTAGGAGTGTGCCTCAGCATGTCCGTGTGCAGTAGCGTGTCCGTGTGCCTTAACGTGTGCATGTGCCTTAGTAGGAGTGTGCCTCAGCATGTCCGTGTGCCGTAGCGTGTCCGTGTGCCTTAACGTGTGCATGTGCCTTAGTAGGAGTGTGCCTCAGCATGTCCGTGTGCCGTAGCGTGTCCGTGTGCCTTAACGTGTGCATGTGCCTTAGCAGGAAAGTGTGCCTTAGCAAGACCATGTGCCTTAGCGTAGGCATGTGCTTTAGTGTGAGCGTGTGCCTTAGTGTGAGCATGTGCCTTAGTGTGAGCATGTGCTTTAGTGTGAGCGTGTGCTTTAGTGTGAGCGTGTGCCTTAGTGTGAGCATGTGCTTTAGTGTAACCGATTGCTTTAGCAGGAGCTTGTGCCTTAGCTTAAGATTGTGCTTTAGTGTGAACTTGTGCCTTAGCATAGGCATGTGCCTTAGCATGAACGTGCCTTAGCATGAGCATATGCCTTAATTGGAGTATATATCCTAGTACTAGTTGGAGTGTGTGCCTTTGAGTGCATGACTTAGCTTTAGTATGTGCCTTAGCATTGGCGTGTGCCTAAGTGCGACCTTGTGCCTTAACGGGAGTGTATGCCCTAACAGGAGTGTGTGCCTTAGCGTGGGCATGTGCTTTAGTGTGAGAGTGTGCCTTAGCATTAGCATGTGCCTTAGCATTAGCGTGTGCCTAAGCATGACCTTGTGTCTTATGGGAGTGTATGTCCTAACGGAAGTGTGCACCTTAGCATGTTCATGCACTTTAGTTTCAGAGCGTGCCTTAGCCTTAGTATGTGCCTTAATGTGAGCATATGCCTTACCGTGTGTGCCTTAGCGTGACTGCGTGCCTTACCGTGTGTGCCTTAGCGTGACTGCATGCCTTACCGTGTGTGCCTTAGCGTGACTGTGTGCCTTAGCGTGACTGCGTGCCTTAGCGTGACTGCGTGCCTTAGCGTGACTGTGTGCCTTACCGTGTGTGCCTTAGCGTGACTGCGTGCCTTACCGCGAGCATGTTTCTTACCACAGGCGACACCTCTTGTGTGGCTGGCTGGCCGAACACGCGAAAGCAGGCCCACACAGACACCATGATGTACAGCAggtgaatggtgaatgtgcaGCTCAGCTGTGCCCCATATTTTCCTGTGGCGAGACCACAGGGTCAGCCGGGCCGGAGTGCCAGGCAGCGTCAGCCAATTAGCTGCCAGCATAGAGCACGTGGTTCAAATTCACCAACTTACCTACAACACTTCCAGGAATGTAGACGATCACATGCATAAGGATGGATCCCACCCAGTACAGCCCGATGTTTCTGTAACTCTCCCTTTCAGAAAATACAAGTCATATTAAGTTAAAATGATGGTTTTGACTATACCATTTATAACACTGATGCATCAGCATAGTGCTTATGAACAGTGATAATAGGATGACATGTCTGTGTGAGCAGCAGAAAGAGTGGCGTGTCTCTTTAAGACAGAACACAACGGCACATACCCCCAGCTTATCGCCGCCACCACCAGCAGATACATCAGATAGTGCACACAGCCATCCCAGTAGGACAGCACGTGCCCGTGAGCCGTGTTAATGTATGGATCTGCCTGCAACGTGCACAGAGAGTCGGAGTCAGCATGGGGCCCCCAGCCACTCAGGACCTCACCTCCTTCCAGGGGCCTACATCTGGCTGCTGCTGGGTGGTATTAGCCAATCGCTAACTGAACGGTTTCCGGAAACACCCGCAGACTCATCATGGAAGAGGGATCTGAACCTCTGGTTTAATAGCGGCAACGTGGCATTTCATGCTAGTGGAGCTGCTATGGAAGCCTTAATGTAACTTGATAAAAATGAAGAATGAAGTCGGACCTTATAAGTTGATCTACTCCTGATCAGAACAGCAAAGCCAAACATGTAGAAACTGTTACCTAACAGTTCATTTCTGGAATAGGTAACAGAGCTGTTGGGGAGACACCTGTCAGCTAGAGGGCTGCTCGCCAATGAAGCCGTCTGTCAGCCAACACACGGGATGCCCCCTGGGTCTCCATGCTCGATCTGAGGACTTAACGTAGCTCACCCTAGCCTATTTTAGCATAGCATGCTAATATTAGCACACAGGTGCTGCCTAACagatgtatttttcttttatatccacaataacattttatttctgttccTGTATTGATTTTCCACATTGCCTTATGTAAACATTTTGACATTAAATGGAATAGGACTGTAATTTCCATGGACAAGGAAGATTGCGTAACAGTAAATACCTCAGGATATTGCATAAATCATGTTCAGACGATTTCATGCGTTAAATATCATGGACATCTGTAAACGCCCATGACTATATCTCACCCGTCATTCCCTCGTTAACTCCTAATTTGAGGTAACAGGTAAAGATAGCGGACACTTTCATGTATTAATGACAGTTCTCTGGTGTCACTCACCTGTTTTAGGTAGAAGGTCATGAATCCGTCTATAATACTGTCCTGCTCAAGTCCTATAATAAGGTTCACAACGCTGAAGAAGGCGTATACGGCAAAAACTGAAACAACACGATAAAGAAAATTAAACATGCCAGACTAAATATGTGgcaataataaaatatgaaaaataaaaaaactactCTATATCTCTCCGTCTCTGGATGAAGACAATTCAAATACTAATGTGCTATATACAGATagtttacatatttataaatataaacttaTGTTAATATCTATTAACGTGATCGTTTCGGTACAAATTTGaacttttattaaaaataagtgCACAGTGTAGTCTGTTCATACAGCTGCATTTCACTGTAGGCCTGTGTACAATTGACAAATAAACCTCTTTACTTGTTAGGGAGTTTAAAACTGGAGAGATTTGTTGTAAATAGGGCATAATGTATTATTAAATGAATACttaattaatcaaataattGTGCTGATTTGCATTGATGACAGCATTCATCTAACCGTGCTATAGCGTTACAATCCAACACACATTTTTACCAGGAGGATAAATATCAATGCTCTTACCGTAAAAAAGAGGATCCTTCGGTGGATTCTTCTTCAGCGAAATGCGAGCAAATGTCATTATAAAGAGCACCATTAATGTCCCCGAAACAATAACTGCTCcgatgctgcaaaaaaaaagagacttATTGTTGATTTGcatgaaactaataaactgaAGCACATTATATCGTATTTCCGATAGTGTTAAGTTCTGTTGTGTCCTGGGTGCAAGTGCAAGATTTCTGTACGTTAAAACCCAGAATCGATGGTCAAAACTCTTTGTAGTATGATACAATTTCGTAAGCTTCCGTGTAAACAATCCAACGTTTTTACTTGCGGTTTCGCCGCAGGCATCTATATGCAAACCCGTTTTAATGACACTGTAATAATGCACAAGCATGACGGACCCGACCTGTTAGTGTAAATTAAAAGGTTAAATAAATATGAGATGGGTATCGACAGCAGGGAAAGCACAAAAACTCCGGTTCCAGCGTTGGCGTTCATAGCCCTTCCGTGTCTCTCAGTCTCACACGATCGTACACATCACAGTCACACCGACTGTTACAACATGTTGAGTAAAATTGTATGATTATTAGGGGTTGGTGCGCGCTGGGATGGGTGGGGTTCGGATGAACAACCTTATTCTGCTATCCAATAGCGCACAGGCGACGCCTAGCATCGATTACAACGCGCCGAGTACGGCTGGTGGCCGCCGTAATAGGAAAGGAGCCCAAAGCAGCTACAATCCACAAGTTGTCTGCTGATGAACTTGCGATCGGGAAACGACACAAACTTGCTGGCTTtcacgcatctggtgtgaccATCACGCTTTCTGattctcacgctcacgcaagaaatcttacggcaaatctacatcattccattataaacctaaaattagctacatcaaaagcgttggggaaGTTTGCAACTAATAAATactttacaaggtaataaaaccgTTACGTATGTGTAAACGAATATGCAGGCTggtctcgaactgaaaatctcacgccaaccagCTGACTAAAGTTGACAACCCAGAAACCGAGCAAAATTAATAAGACCAGGTGACAGGAAACACAGCTAGCAGTTGGGCATACTGTTGAACATACAACTTGAAGCATTTATTCTGCACTTAATGACCCACCAAATTATTCCTGTTACTACGCAAAGTCGAGTATCATAATTATCCTGCAAAATGTTGCCTGTACCCTTTAAAGGAAATGTGCCCAAAACTACCATTCTATCACACACGATAATCTCAGAAATTCCATAGTCAAGCCTTAGCGATAAGTTGCGGAGAACAGCGCAATGGCTATGGACAGCAAACATAAGTGACGCTCATTTAAATATCCGCAATTCAATGTGCAAATGAGATGAAACAACATCAAATCTTCAAGGTGCAGtaggactgcaggacaggagctGTGTGATATTTGCAGTGGAAATATGGGAGGACAGGAGCCGAATATTCTTTTTACATCGATTCGTGTTAGAGGGTGGTAGGGCTGTGTTTGGCTCTATATTTAGCGGGAATTTTAACAAACTATGCTGGGATAGAGTTTCCAGATGATGGACTGTCTCCTTTTCTCGGCATACTTCGATAATGAGAAACAAAAGACGCCGGAATTGTATGAAGGTTACACTGCAGTTCAGAATTTCCTACATCAGCATGCGTCCATCTTTCAAAAATAAGTTACTGACTATGGCGGGCACATTATGGGTGACAAGTTCTGCATTGCTTTATTACGGAGTTTTGATAGCAAGACGCCTCTTTCGATATTTCATTTGAAAGTCATGTGCTCAGAAGTGGATTCTCTAAAAGCTGCCGGATCTGGGTGTTACATTCATGTGCTGCGTATCTCCTAATTAGACCGAGGAAAATATCACAGCCTATTAAAAGAAGCTTTGCTCCTCTGAAACTTTAAGCCAAATTTTCTGGTTCCTTATTTTGACTTCTAAAAAAGACATATTTACCCGGTCTTTTGGGTTCTTAACTTGGGACCTCTTGTACCCTAACCTTTTTGGTGGACTCACCCTACCCTTTGCAGTAAAGATTGTGGGTTATTGACAATGTATTGTGAGATAATCAgtaacaaaaccaaggaaagAGGGTTACGAACTGGGACACCGTCTGGTTTGTGCTTCGGCATCTTCAGTCGTGAACATCAGGCGTCATGGAAATGAGGCCCACGAGAAGCAGTTTAGTATAAATCCATAAGAAACTTGGCAAATGGGAAGAGGCTCCACCGTTGGATCCAAAATTAATCCGGCCAACATGGTGATGTAATATCACACAGCATCACCGAAGGAGGGGTCACTGTACGGGGGTGGTCTCCAGGCTTGGATCCCATATCCATGCGGGTGacgcatacatacatacaacacAGATGACCGGAGgatgcccccaccccagaaaACGCACACCCTTCCTTGTGAGACAGGTGTTCTCTGTGGAGCAACTACGGAGACCCAGTCTCTCAGCACTCTAGTTAAAGATAGCATTTGTTTGTTACTTGGTGCTGGAGAGCCTCAAAAATGATATAACCGTATCAACTTTTCATTgcattatatatacatttttagaTAAATCTACACATTTTCATTGGAGATATCATTGATTTTATTGACATAGGGTTTATATTCTGATTATGGCTCAAAGGATTGAAGAAAATGACTTGTTAATCTGCATCAGAGACCAAAACAATGTTTCTGTGTTTCCTGCAGTCCAGCATGGGACAACGGCGGCTCCGCTGCGGAGGTATATGGACAGATACCAGAGTGAGATCACATTCCGTGCTTAAATTAGGGCACCGCATTCAGACTAGGAAACAATACCACGCTGACTGGGGGTGAACTTTGCTGGGACAGAGGAGGGACTGCTTTCAGATATAGCACCATGCCAGAGTATTTCTCCCCTTACTTCCTCAGGCCTTCAGGCGGTTCTTTTGACAGAGGCGTGGTGCGCTGCTTCTTGAGGGCCCTTATCAGGCTTCACATTGCTGGAATGGCTTCTTTTTTGGCAGCACTCAGGCATGAGTGTGTCTAGATTCATTTATCATATTATCATTTAGATTTGGTTCACTGGCTGATTGCGTGAATAGAGGGCAGTTACTTTGTCAGATGGGTGATATGGGTGTCAGTGAATTATTTCCCTCAATAAATGATCATTAAAAAATTGCGTGTTGTGTTTACTCAGGTTGTCCATTGCACTAAATTTGTTTGGAGATGTTATGGATAAGCAAAAATAGAGGGAATTAGGACAGGGGTAGATACTTCGTCACGGCACTGTACATTAGCTCTGGAATCATGTGATCAAAACCGAATTTCTGTAGATTCATCTAACATACCTGAAACTCGTCAGGGGTTCCTCAGATAACCTGACCTTCTTCACAGACTACAGCACTTAAATATAGCAGCTTCTCCTCCTAGTGACGTTCAGTCACTGCATGTTTAAATGCTGGCAGTGACAGTTACAGGAAGGTGACTCTGGCACATTATCTATATGTGGCATACTGAAAAAACGAAATGTACTCCGAGCATAAAAACCCCAAAGTACCATTTTATTAATCAGCTTTTGTAAGTTGTTTATAATTCATTGAGAGATGTGAAAAGCCCTGCATTTCAATGCCTGCGACGCCCCGAGGCGCCCTGTCCGTGCCCAC contains:
- the LOC111845023 gene encoding transmembrane 6 superfamily member 1 isoform X1; protein product: MNANAGTGVFVLSLLSIPISYLFNLLIYTNSIGAVIVSGTLMVLFIMTFARISLKKNPPKDPLFYVFAVYAFFSVVNLIIGLEQDSIIDGFMTFYLKQADPYINTAHGHVLSYWDGCVHYLMYLLVVAAISWGESYRNIGLYWVGSILMHVIVYIPGSVVGKYGAQLSCTFTIHLLYIMVSVWACFRVFGQPATQEVSPVSIQEAHRKSLFQRPLDLLFALYLIPAFAFCVFRGLVALDCPGQWCREYLQHHEPYLKDPSAYPRIQMLVNMLYSVPYYTMTLYGLLVPGCQWMPDLTLVHSGAVAQAQFSHMAASLHTRTPFTYRVPDDSRTLFLMVNALYGLVPQVFSYHCINSPSFFLKTQQNKKD
- the LOC111845023 gene encoding transmembrane 6 superfamily member 1 isoform X2, with the translated sequence MLGVACALLDSRISIGAVIVSGTLMVLFIMTFARISLKKNPPKDPLFYVFAVYAFFSVVNLIIGLEQDSIIDGFMTFYLKQADPYINTAHGHVLSYWDGCVHYLMYLLVVAAISWGESYRNIGLYWVGSILMHVIVYIPGSVVGKYGAQLSCTFTIHLLYIMVSVWACFRVFGQPATQEVSPVSIQEAHRKSLFQRPLDLLFALYLIPAFAFCVFRGLVALDCPGQWCREYLQHHEPYLKDPSAYPRIQMLVNMLYSVPYYTMTLYGLLVPGCQWMPDLTLVHSGAVAQAQFSHMAASLHTRTPFTYRVPDDSRTLFLMVNALYGLVPQVFSYHCINSPSFFLKTQQNKKD